In Nostoc piscinale CENA21, the genomic stretch AAAAAGACTTGAACGCATCATTATAGAACAAACTCAGCGACATCGTTTGGCTGAGTATAATCTTAAACCTCGGCGCAAAATACTTCTGGTTGGCCCACCAGGTTCAGGTAAGTCGATGACTGCTATTGCTCTTGCTGGAGAACTCAAGCTTCCTCTGTTTACTGTTGCTTACACTGGACTAATTACGAAATACATGGGAGACACAGCTAATCAACTTAAGCTTGTATTTGATGCGATGGCAATAACACGGGGAGTTTATTTTTTCGACGAGTTTGATGCAATTGGCTCACAACGAGCTACAGCTAATGACGTTGGAGAGATTCGTCGGGTTTTAAACTCATGTTTGCAGTTTTTGGAGAACGATGATAGCCAAAGTCTCATCGTTGCTGCGACTAATCATCCCAAATTATTAGATAAGGCTCTTTTTCGACGGTTTGATGACCTTATTGAATATGAGCTACCAAATCCAGAAATGGTTCGCAAGTTGTTGACGACACGCTTATGCTCTTTTAATATTAAATGGCAAGATTGGCAGCATATTCTTAAAGTCGCAGATGGACTGAGCCAAGCAGAATTGGTGAAAGCAGCGGATGACGCTGCTAAAGCAGCCGTAATTTCTGATCAGAAATCAATATCTGAAGAAAATCTAATTTCAGCTATTTTAGAACGTAAAAACATTGTTTTTAAATAGTTGGGCTATATTTGGGTAAATATGTGTATAAATTAACTTCTAAACCAAATGCCTGACAACGAAAGAAATCTTCCGAATTTTTATTTTACAAAACAAGGAGTTAGTGAATATTACAGACGACCTAAGCGGAAGATAACAGAAAGACCTGCACCACAACGAAATCGAGAAGATCATGCACAACAGCTACTAGAAGCTTTTGGGCAGGCTATGGAAGAATACAGGCTACAGAAAGAATTACGAGAGCCAGAGCTTGCCGCAGGAGAACCTGGCTTTTATTTGGATTTCCAGCTACCAAAAAGTGAACTGAGAGTTGTTGAGAGCTTGGAACATAAAAGCAAGGGTATTGAGCTACTTACTGTCCACTCGTCTGATCAGGCCAAAGAAACCGCTTTAGCAGCAGTATTTGTACCAGACAAGGCATCAGAGTTTTTTTCTTCAAAAATAAAAGCTTACCGAGATAAGGATACCAAATCAGGTAAACCACAAAATGAATCTTTAATAGCAAGCCTTGATAGTATTAGCTTAGGTACAGCACGTGACCTGTTTACGGATAACCCTATATTATTTCCAGCTAACGAACATCAAAAAGTTTGGTGGGAAGTTTGGCTACGGCACGGTTGTGCAGATTTTTTCTCCGAGATCACCAAAGTGCTTCAGATTCGTACAACGAGAGAAGTTCTTAGGTTTCTTGAAAGAGAAGTAGTTCTAGCATTAACAAACGTAGAAACCTTATCACGAATCATCAGAAATAATGGTCTAATTGCCGAACTGCGTCTTGCTAAAGATTCACCAAGTATGTTCTTCGATCCCGATATGGATATGCAAGAACAGGTAAGTTGGGTGGAGGATCTCTCAGAACGCACTAATTTGTCGTCAGATATAAATCTTGCTGTTTGTTTGTTAGATCAAGGTGTTACTCGCTCTCATCGTTTGATTGAGCTAGTTCTTGCTCGTGAAGATTTGTTTACATACAATCCAAGCTGGGGATTTGAAGATAATCAGGGAGAGAAATGTGGGCATGGTACTGCTATGGCAGGTATCATTTTATATGGCGACCTTTACAAAACTTTAAAAACGCGACAGAGAATTGATCTCACTTACAAATTAGAATCTGTCAAAATACTTCCAAACACAGGACAAAACGATCCTAGACTTTATGGAGCAATAACTATAGATGCTGTTTCTCAGGTAGAAATTAAAAATCCTACACGTCAGCGTGTATTTTGTATGCCAGTTACGAGTGAAGGATTTGACAACACAGGGATTCCTTCTACTTGGTCAGCAGCAGTAGATCAAATATGTTTTGAATTTAAGCGACTTATGGTTATTCCCGTTGGCAATATCCGTAAGCCTATTATGCGTGGCGATTATCCTGATACTAATGATGTCAGCCCAGCAGAAGATCCTTCTCAAGCCTGGAATGCACTTATTGTTGGGGCTTACACCGATAAAGTCAACATAGTTGACACAAAGTATGCTGGGTGGGAAGCTATTGCTCCATCTGGTGATATTTCTCCTAATAGTAGGACTTCTCTTTTATGGGACAACACTTGGCCTACTCGACCAGATGTAACATTTGAAGGAGGCAATCTAGCAACTGAAAATGCTCATTCTCCTGCGGCTGATCCGGATGAATTACGACTTCTAACGACTTATTATAAGTCGAATGTACGGCAATTTACCCTTTTCGGGGATACAAGTGCCGCCGCCGCTTTCTGTAGCTATATGTCGGCGCGTATTTGGGCTGAACATCCCGAATATTGGGCTGAAACGGTTCGTGCTTTAATAGTTCATTCTGCGGAGTGGACTCCCACGATGCTCAGTAACTTACCAGAAAATGCTTCGCAAAGCAAAAAAATACATATATTATTGCGTCGATATGGTTATGGTGTTCCAAATCTAGAAAAGGCTCTTTTCAGCAGCAAAAGCGACTTAACAATGATTTTTGAAGATCAGTTACAGCCTTTTTGGAAAGTTGGCAATAAACCAGCAAAAACAAACAAAATGAACTTTCATGCACTTCCTTTACCAATGGAAAAGCTAAAAGAGTTGGGTGGAGCGGAAGTAGAGTTACGATTAACACTATCGTATTTTATAGAACCTAATCCTGGGGAACGAGGACAGCGACAGAGGCACTCTTACGCCTCACATGGCTTAAGATTTAAGATAAAGCGTTCATTAGAAACTCTGGCTGAATTTAAGCAACGCATTAATCAGATAGAAAAAGAGAAGGCAGAAAATTTAGTTCAAAACAGCACGGATGATAAGGATGATGGATGGTTTCTAGGGGCTAAAAGCTGGGATCGCAGTGGTTCAATCCATTCCGATATTTGGAGGGGTACTGCGGCAGCCTTAGCCGAAAGGGATGCTATAGCCATATATCCTGTTGGTGGCTGGTGGAAACACAATTCAAGAATAGAAGGATGGAATAACATTGCTAGATATACTCTTATTGTCTCTATCCGAGTAATAAATAAAGCTGAAGTAGATATTTATACCCCTATTGCAACAAAAGTTGGAGCTATACCTATAATTACTTGATATTTCATTTAGTAAGTGATAATCCTAATATAATTTAAAACATTTAACTAACATATAAATACGTATTTTTTGTTATGATAGTACAAAAGAGACGTGTTTACAGAGTTGATCACGTCTCTAGTTGATGATAGAAAAAATAATAGGTTTTACGCTACGTCTGCTATAGGTAAGCCATTCACAGCAACAATGATTTGCTGTGCTGCTTCTGGAGTGTCACAACTGGTTCT encodes the following:
- a CDS encoding ATP-binding protein, with amino-acid sequence MEQTQRHRLAEYNLKPRRKILLVGPPGSGKSMTAIALAGELKLPLFTVAYTGLITKYMGDTANQLKLVFDAMAITRGVYFFDEFDAIGSQRATANDVGEIRRVLNSCLQFLENDDSQSLIVAATNHPKLLDKALFRRFDDLIEYELPNPEMVRKLLTTRLCSFNIKWQDWQHILKVADGLSQAELVKAADDAAKAAVISDQKSISEENLISAILERKNIVFK
- a CDS encoding S8 family peptidase; protein product: MPDNERNLPNFYFTKQGVSEYYRRPKRKITERPAPQRNREDHAQQLLEAFGQAMEEYRLQKELREPELAAGEPGFYLDFQLPKSELRVVESLEHKSKGIELLTVHSSDQAKETALAAVFVPDKASEFFSSKIKAYRDKDTKSGKPQNESLIASLDSISLGTARDLFTDNPILFPANEHQKVWWEVWLRHGCADFFSEITKVLQIRTTREVLRFLEREVVLALTNVETLSRIIRNNGLIAELRLAKDSPSMFFDPDMDMQEQVSWVEDLSERTNLSSDINLAVCLLDQGVTRSHRLIELVLAREDLFTYNPSWGFEDNQGEKCGHGTAMAGIILYGDLYKTLKTRQRIDLTYKLESVKILPNTGQNDPRLYGAITIDAVSQVEIKNPTRQRVFCMPVTSEGFDNTGIPSTWSAAVDQICFEFKRLMVIPVGNIRKPIMRGDYPDTNDVSPAEDPSQAWNALIVGAYTDKVNIVDTKYAGWEAIAPSGDISPNSRTSLLWDNTWPTRPDVTFEGGNLATENAHSPAADPDELRLLTTYYKSNVRQFTLFGDTSAAAAFCSYMSARIWAEHPEYWAETVRALIVHSAEWTPTMLSNLPENASQSKKIHILLRRYGYGVPNLEKALFSSKSDLTMIFEDQLQPFWKVGNKPAKTNKMNFHALPLPMEKLKELGGAEVELRLTLSYFIEPNPGERGQRQRHSYASHGLRFKIKRSLETLAEFKQRINQIEKEKAENLVQNSTDDKDDGWFLGAKSWDRSGSIHSDIWRGTAAALAERDAIAIYPVGGWWKHNSRIEGWNNIARYTLIVSIRVINKAEVDIYTPIATKVGAIPIIT